The DNA segment ACCTGGGCACTGACTCCCTGACAGTCTTCGCCTTTGCCCTGCTTTTCAATGCTGTGCTGATCCCGTTTCTGATCCTGCTTTCCAATAAAATGGGCCTGTTCGACCAGCCTGAATTCAGGAAAATCCACAAGCATCCTATCCCGCGCATGGGCGGCCTGGGAATTTTCACCACTTTTTTCATCATCTCCCTGATGTTCCTGCCCTCGCTTTTCACCAAACACTACCTGTTCCTGACCCTGATGTTCTTTCTGATCGGTTTCAGCGATGACCTGCACACCATCAATTACAAGACCAGGCTCGGCCTGACTATTGTCAGCTCCCTTTTGTTCATAGTGATTTTCAAGGTCTGGATCAGCCATGTCGGCATCTTCCTGCCGGTCCTGATCGCAATCCCGTTCACTGTCTTTGCCATCTCAGGCTTTATCAATGCCTTCAACATGATCGACGGCCTGAATGGCCTCTCCTCAGGAGTAGCCCTGATTTCATTCGGATCACTTTTCTACCTGAGCAGCCTGACCCATGAAACCCTGTTCCAGACCATGCTCGCCATCATCGCAGGCGCCACACTGTCTTTTTTCCTGATCAATTTTTTTTTGGGCAGCATCTTTATCGGAGACGGAGGCACCTATTCGCTGGGCTTCCTGATCGTGACCTTCTCGATCTTCTTCGGTTTCTATCACCCGGAAATCTCTTCCTGGTGCTATATCCTGATCAACATCTATCCTGTCTATGAAATCCTGCTCACTATCTTCAGGCGGCGGGCCAAGGGCAGAAAGCCGTTCCTGCCCGACAAGGTGCATTTCCATCATCTTCTTTTAAAACATTTCAAGAACCAGAAGCAGACCACTGCCTGCATCCTGTTCTGGGAATTCAGCTTTGCGCTGTTCGCCTGCACTTTTTATTACAGCACAACTATCCTGTTCACAAGCTTCCTGTTTTTCTTACTAGTCTATTATTTCCTGTACAGGTTTCTGCTGCGGAAAGCCGGGAATTTCAATGGGATTTAGGAAAGTGAATAGTGAATGGCGGATGGTGAATAGTGAATGGTGATTGGAAAAGATTTTCTTTACTATTCACTAATCACCAATCACTAATCACCAGTCACTGACATTTTGAAAGAGGTTCTATGACTAAACTTCTAAAAAAGATTTCCAATAAGCAAGCTAAAATTGGCATTGTGGGCCTGGGATACGTCGGCCTGCCCCTGGCCTGCGAATTCGCTGCAGCCGGATTCCAGGTGCTGGGAGTGGACATCAGCCACGAAAAAATCGCTTCGCTGAAAAAGAAGGTCTCATATGTGCT comes from the Candidatus Wallbacteria bacterium genome and includes:
- a CDS encoding MraY family glycosyltransferase; this encodes MNQNLAAMIENLGTDSLTVFAFALLFNAVLIPFLILLSNKMGLFDQPEFRKIHKHPIPRMGGLGIFTTFFIISLMFLPSLFTKHYLFLTLMFFLIGFSDDLHTINYKTRLGLTIVSSLLFIVIFKVWISHVGIFLPVLIAIPFTVFAISGFINAFNMIDGLNGLSSGVALISFGSLFYLSSLTHETLFQTMLAIIAGATLSFFLINFFLGSIFIGDGGTYSLGFLIVTFSIFFGFYHPEISSWCYILINIYPVYEILLTIFRRRAKGRKPFLPDKVHFHHLLLKHFKNQKQTTACILFWEFSFALFACTFYYSTTILFTSFLFFLLVYYFLYRFLLRKAGNFNGI